From the genome of bacterium:
CTGCGCGAGCACCGCCCCGAGCGCCGGGCGCCAGTCGCCCTCGGTGGCGGCGAAGTAGACGCGGCGGCGCACGCTCTGCCCGGCGGGTACGCTCAACGGCAGCGCGATCGCCACTGTCGTGCCTTGCTGGCCGGGCGTCAGCGTCACCTGCCACGGCTCCACCAGCAGGCCCAGCTCCTCGAAGAACGCCAGCCCCCAGTCCTGCTTCCCGCTGTACACCTGCCCGACGGGCAGAGCGGTCGAGATGCCGCCGCCGGCGTAGCCGTACTCGCGCGGCTTCTCGCCGGGTGTCACCGGGTCATGGGCGCGGGCAGTGGCGGGGACGAAGACCTGATCGGCCTGCGGACGCACGGAGAGAGTGAGGACGACGGTCACGCGCCGCATGGGTGCGGACGCCCCGGTGTTGCCAACCGTGAGGTCCACAAAGGGGTACAACCCCCGCCCGTGGCGCAGGCTCAGCGAGAGGCCGGAGACGGGGCTGGGCAGCTCGAACAGGTTCGGCTCAGCCGCCGCCAGCGCCGGCAGGGGCACGGGCTTGCCGTCCTCGAGCAGGCTCAGCGCCATGGGCCCGGTCAGCAGCGGGAGAGTCTTCAGCGCGGGGGCCTTGATCTGCATGGGCAGTCCCCCCTTCCCCACCTCCAGCACCGTCGCCATCACCCGCGGCGCCCCGGCAGCCCACAGTGGGGCCATGCAGACGGCGAGTGTCATCAGCACCAGTACGAGACGCAACATGTCGGTGTCAGCCTCCTGCGAGTGCGGCGGCCTAGCGGTAACAGCGCAGTTCGGGCGGTGCAGCCAGAGCGAAGCACTGGCCGGCGGGCACGACCAGCGGCCGGTCCTCGCCCCAGGTCTGGCTGCCGCGCCAGAGGCGATGGCCGCGCAGGTCGTAGACTTCCAGACGGTGCTCGATGTCGTCGCCCCGCCGATGGCCGGCCATGACCGCAATCTTGTCAGGGCAGACCGCGTATGAGTCCGCCAGCATTGGCACCTTCCAGGGAACTCGCCCCGTGAAGCGGTCGAAGGCAACGAGGTACTGGCTCAGTTCGTGCAGCATGCGGTCACGCTCGCCGGGCTTCGCGTTCGGGATGGGGATATCCCGGAACAGGTCTGCCCGCAGGACCACTGACCGCCCGCTGAGGTGGGCGGGCGTGATCGGGTACTCTACGGTCCAGAAGAGGTCGCCGCGCCACGGGCGCGAGTCGAAGTACAGCCTTCCTCGCGGGCTGAGGCTGACTATGGTCCGGAAGTAGCCGCCGACGCCGATCACCCCGTCCTCGTCGGCGAGGGCAATCTCGGTCGCGTAGCTGTACCACCAGCCATGGGGGTAGTCAGCCATGCGGGTGATGCCGATGGAGTGCCCGTCGTTGTAGTAGAACCTGTCGCTGACGGCAAACCGAGCGTCCGCACTCTCGCCGCCGACGCAATCGCGAAGCGGCGGCCAACTCCGCACCACCTGCCCGCGCCTCAGGTCGCACAGGTGGATGCCCTTCGCGTCACCGAAGTGGAAGCGACCGCCGACGACCTCGCTCAGGGTCAGGCCTTGCCGCGGGTCCGATGGCGGCTGCGCCGAGACATGGAACGTGAGCTTTCCGGTGTTGAGGTCCCATGCTTCGACGACACTCTTGAGAGCCCCGACTTCGCGAGCGGCGAGCAATGTGTTCCCGCTGCCTCTGAACGCGGAGTAGCAGCCGTGAAGCTGGGCGGCGACCTCTCCGGTGTCTGGCCGTATCACTGTCAAGTCCCAGGGGCGCCCCCGGATCTGCGTTCCCTCCGCAGGGGCTGGTGAGCCATCGGCTGGCGGGTCAGCGATGAGGACGATGCCGGGACGATTGTTACCCTCGGAATAGGATAGCGGCGGCCGCACGATCAGCCAGCCGTCATGCCCCTCGACGGTCTGGCCTGGGTTCAGCGGCCGCGTCCATAGCAAGCGCGGGCTGTAGGCGTGGCAGACGCCAACGAGGAGTAGGCTCAATGGGAGGAGGGCCAGGGGCCGCTTGACGGGAGAGGAAATGCGCATCGGTTCCACCGGGTGCGCCAGGGACCGGCGCACCTACGCGCTTAGTCGCGATCCAGCCTCAGGATGCTCATGAAGGCCTCCTGCGGCACCTCCACCACCCCCACCTGCTTCATGCGCTTCTTGCCCTCTTTCTGCTTCTCCAGCAGCTTGCGCTTGCGCGTGATGTCGCCCCCGTAGCACTTCTCCAGCACGTTCTTGCGCATCGGGGCGTTGCGGGTCGAGGCGATCACCTTGCCGCCGATGGCCGCCTGCATCCGCACCTCGAACATCTGGCGCGGGATGGCGCCCTTGAGCTTCTGGCAGATCTGCCGCCCGCGCCGGTCCGCGAAAGCCCGGTGGGTGATGATCGCCAGGGCGTCCACCGGCTCGCCATTGATCTGGATGTCCACCTTCACCAGGTCGCCCGGCTCGAAGCCCGCCAGCTCGTAGTCCAGCGTCGCGTAGCCCCGGCTGACGCTCTTGAGCTGGTCGAAGTAGTCCACGATGATCTCGGCCAGCGGCAGCCGGTAGTGCAGGGCCACGCGGTCGGCGTACAGGTACTCCATCTCGCCGAAGACCCCGCGCCGCTCCTCGGAGATCTTCATCAGCGGCCCCACGTGCCTGTGGGGCGTCATGATCGTCGCCGTCACGATGGGCTCAAGGATCTCCTCGATCACGTCGGGCGTCGGGAACTTGGCCGGATTGTCTATCTCCAGCAGATCGCCCTTGCGGGTCAGCACCTGGTAGACGACGCTCGGGGCGGTGGCGACGAGGTCGAGGTCGTACTCGCGCTCCAGCCGCTCCTGCACAATCTCCATGTGCAGTAGCCCCAGAAAGCCGCAACGGAAGCCAAAGCCCAGCGCCGCGGAGGTCTCCGGCTCGTAGTGCAGCGCGGCGTCATTGAGTGAGAACTTCTCCAGCGCGTCCTTGAGGCTCTGGTAGTCAGCGTTCTCGGAGGGGTACAGGCCGCAGTACACCATCGGCTGCGGCTCGCGATACCCGGGCAGCGCCTCATGGGCCGGGTTGCCGGCCGAGGTGATCGTGTCGCCCACCCGGCAGTCGGCCACGGTCTTGATGTTGGCGGCGAGGTACCCCACATGCCCGGACTGCAGCGTCTTCACCGGGGTCATGCCGGGGGAGAACACCCCGACCTCGGTGACGGTGAACTCATGCCCGTTGGCCATCATCAGGATCTCGTCGCCGGGCTTGACGGAGCCCTCGAAGACGCGGATGTAGGCATAGGCCCCGCGATGAGGGTCGAACTTGGAGTCGAAGATGAGGGCCTTCAGGGGGTCCTGCGGGTCGCCCTGCGGCGGTGGGACGCGCTGCACGATGGCTTCAAGCAGCTCCGGCACGCCCTGGCCGCTCTTGCCGCTGGTGAACAGCACGCTGTCGCGCTCAAAGCCAAAGAGCGTCTCCATCTCGCCGAGGGCCAAGCCGGGCTCGAAGTTCGCCAGGTCCACCTTGTTGACCGCCGGGATGATCTCCAGGCCCTCGTTGACGGCCAGGTACACGTTGGCGACGGTCTGCGCCTCGACGCCCTGGGAGACGTCCACGAGCAGCACCGCGCCCTCGCAGGCGTGCAGGGCGCGGCTAACCTCGTAGCCGAAGTCCACGTGGCCGGGGGTGTCAATGAGATTCAGCAGGTATGTCTGCCCGTCGTTCGCTTCGTAGAGCAGGCGGACGGCGGAGGCCTTGATGGTGATGCCGCGCTCGCGCTCCAGGTCCATCGAGTCGAGCACCTGGTCGCGCATCTCGCGCTCGGAGACGGCATGGCAGGCCTCCAGCAGGCGGTCCGCGAGGGTGGACTTCCCGTGGTCAATGTGGGCCACGATGCAGAAGTTCCGGATGCGCTCCTGCGGGATCTGGTCGGGTGTGATCGGTGGCATGTGGTTGGCGCCAGGTGGCAAGTGGCATGAAACGGCAGCAGACCGGCGAAGCCGGCCCGCGATGGCGTACGGGCATTATAGCACAAAGTGAGGAACTACTACAGGGAGACGGCGGGGAACGTCAACGGCACGCGGGCTGGAAGCCCGCGGTCCCAGTAACGGCCACGGACCCCGCCTGCCACTTGCCACTCGCCACTCGTCACTCATCCGACGCGACTGCTTCGGCTCTGCGCCCCCGGCGGCTCATCAGCCCCCACGCCGTCTTCAGCTCCTCCACCCCCGACATCGTGGCGATGGCAATGAAGCCCAGCAGGCCGACGGACAGCGGCAGCAGGACACTCAGCAACTTACCCATCCCCCCTGTACCGACGAACCGGTCCACCAGGGGCGGGAGGATGATACAACAGGCGCTCAGGAAGACATTTGCCGGGAGGCTCCGGACGAAGGACATCAGAATGTGCCTGCCGTCCAGCAGCCCCAGGCGCTTCTTGAGCAGCACCATCAGCAGGATGACGTTGGCCACGCTGGACAGGGAGGTGGCCATGCCCAGGCCGGCCATGCCCACGCGCATCAGCGGCCAGGCCGCCCCAACGCACACGGCGACGCTGGCCAGCCCCGCCCACACCGGCGTCATGGCGTCATGGCGGGCGTAGAAGGCGCGGGTGAGGATGTACACGAGCGAGAGCGCCATCATCCCGGGCGTGAGCCACAGGAGGACTTCGGCGACCGCCTGCGTGTCCTGGGCGGTGAACTTCCCGCCCTCCAGCAGCAGCCGTACCAGCGGCACCCGCAGCAGGCCCAGGATCAGGATCGCCGGCAGCGTCAGGAAGATCGTGTTGCGCATCCCGAAGGAGAAGTCGCGGACATAGCCGCGGTGGTCGTTCAGGGCGTACTTCTCCGCCAGCGTCGGGAACAGGGCGATCGCTACGCCGGCCCCGAACGTACCGGAGGGCAGCTTCCACAGGCGGTTGGCGTTCTCCATGATGGCCGCCCCGCGCACGCCGGCGACCATCGTGGACAGGGAGCTGATGATGACCCAGACGATCTCGGCGATGGCCAGGCCAAAGATCACCGGCAGGGCCAGCTTGATGACCCGGCGGAAGCCGTCATCGTGCAGGTCCAGGACGGCATGGACGCGCGCGCCAAAGCGGCGCAGGGGCGCGATCTGCAGCAGCACGCCGGAGAAGATGGCCCCCACCACCACGGAGTACGTGACGGTGTCTATGCCCCACAGATACGGGGCGAGGATGGCGCCGGTGATCATGAAGCAGTTGTAGATGATGGGGCCGACGGCGGGCCACAGGAAGTGTTTGTGGGCGTTGAGGGAGCCCTGTAGCAGTCCGCCGACGACGAAGAACAGCTCAGCCGGGAACAGTACGCGCATCATGCGGGCGCAGGCAGCGATCTCCTGCTCCCCGAAGCCCGGCGCCACCAGCCGGGCCAGCGGCACCGCGAAGATCATCCCCACCCCGACAAGCAGGACCGCGAAGATGAGCAGCACCCACAGCAGCACACTGAAGGTGCGCCAGGCGGCCTCGCGCTTGCCGTGGGCGAGGTACTCGGCGAAGACCGGCACGAACCCGGTGCGCAGCGCCCCGCCGGCCATCAGGAAGTAGACCAGGTCGGGGATGCGGAAGGCCTGAACGAACACGCCAAACTCGGGGTTCAGGCCGAAGACGCGGGAGTACACCATGGCCCGGAGCAGTCCGGTCACGCGGCTGAGGAAGGTGGTGACGACCATGAGGATGGCGGCAGCGGCCAGCCCGCGCGCGACGCTCGAGGCCGCGGGGCGCTCTTCGGGGGGGACAGCATCCATGGCTGCGACGGAATCTCCGATCAGGTGAGCGAATCGGCAGAACTGCTTGCATCCTGCCGTGCAGTCATGTTATACTGACCCCTCGTTGAATGCAAGAGCCGCCTGCAGTCGCGACAGCGGGCGGCCTTTTCGTCCGGAGGGCCCGAGGCCATGCCACAAATCCGTGCCATGAAGAAGTCCCTGCGCCAGTCCCACAAGCGGACCGAGCGCAATCGCGCCTGGAAGGTTCGCGGCAAGCAGGCCCGACGCGCCGTGCTGGACAACCTCGGCCAGGTGTCCGCCGAAGAGACCGCCGCCAGCCTCCGCGAGGCCCAGAAGGTCCTCGACAAGATGGCCAAGCGCGGGATCATCCACCCGAACACCGCGGCGCGCCGCAAGGCCGCCCTCGCCGCCAAGGCTGCCGCCGTCAAGTAGGCGTACGCTTCATTGCGCCCGTGGGCGTGATGAACCACGCCCCTACCCCTGACAGTCCAGGCAGCGCCCCCGCTGGGGCGCTGCCTTTTTGCGTGTCCCGGTGCGCCGTGCGCGCAGGTGCATCGCCCCGGCAGACGAATGACCCCCTGGTGTCGCCTCCCGAGCATAGTCCCATGGACCCAGTAGGGCAGGCGGCCTCGCCTGCCCGGCCAGTGGGAGCGGGCGAGGCCGCCCGCGCTACTGACGGCGCGACGACCGGGATGGCGCCCGTACTCAGCTCCACCGGAGGCACCCCCATGGCAGTGCAGGCCCTTGTCGGCGCCACGATGATAGACGGCGCCGGCGCCGCCCCCGTCGCCGACAGCGTTCTGCTCATCGAGGAGGGCAACATCGTCGCCGTGGGCGCCGCCGACGTCCCCTCCGACGCCACGGTCATCAAGGCGGCCGGCCTGACCCTCATGCCCGGCCTGATTGACTGCCACCAGCACACCAGCCACCGCTTCCAGGCGCTGCACCGGCTGCAGATGAATCTGCGGCGCGGGACGACGACCGTCGCCGGCGTGACCGCCGGACCGCCCGGCGTGCAGTTGCGCCAGGCCATCGAGACGCGCATCGTGCAGGGCTGCCCGCGCTTCTGGGTCGGGGGCGTCGTCGGCGCCACCGAGGGTCACCTGCGCTGGACAGAGCAGGACCCCTCAGGCGTGTATGCCGATGGTCCGTGGGAGGTCCGCCGGGGCGTGCGCCGCATGTCGGCGGCTCGGGTGGACTTCATCAAGACTTGCGCCTCCGGCGGCTTCCAGTATGCCGATGAGGGTGTCACGAACGCGGACTACACTCTCGCCGAGCTGACGGCCCTGGTTGAGGAGGCCCACGCGCGCCAGAAGCGCGTCATCGTCCACGCCCATGCCCAGCCCGGCCTCAACCACGCCATCGCCGCCGGCTGCGACCTCATCCACCACGGCGCCCTCATTGATGACGAGGCCCTGGCCGGCATCAGGCAGCGAGGCCTGTACTACACGCCCACCCTACACATCACCAGCGAGCCGGTCTGGAGCGGCACCCACTTCCCCGAGCACACCCGCGAGCGCATGAAGCACGCCCACCCGATCCACCGCGAGGGCGTGCGCAAGGCTCACGCCATGGGCCTGCACATCAGCGTCGGCACCGACGGCGGCCCCGGCGACGCCGCCCACGAGCTGATGGAGCTATGCGCCTGCGGTCTCTCCCCGCTGGAGGCCATTGTCTGCGGCACGCGCCACTCGGCGGAGGCGCTGGGAATCGCCGACGTCACGGGCACGCTGGAGGTCGGCAAGGAAGCTGATCTGATGCTTGTGGCGGGCGATCCGCTGCAGGACATCTCCTGTCTGTACGACGGCGGCAGCATCCAAATGGTCATGCGGCGCGGGGTCGTGGAGTACGCCGTAGGCGACTACCACCGCTACTGGCAGCCCTGAGGAGGGCGGCTCTCCAGAGCCGCAGTAGCCGTAGGCAAATGCGGCTCCGAAGAGCCGCGCTCCACCCCCACTCACCACCCCACGCGTTCGGTCATGTTGTTCTCACCGTTCCCTCAAGTCGGTTCCATTTGCGCTTGCACGTGCTATAGTGACGCTACCGGGAAGCCGATACACGGAGGATTGATTGTCGGAGGGGAACCATGCGTTTGCCAATCACCGTCGTCCTGACGCTCTTTCTTGCCAGCGTCGTCTGCGCCGCCCCCGATCTGTACACGATGACTGACCTGGGGCCTGGGCTGGGCTATGGCATCAACTCGAGGGGCGACGTGGTCGGCCTCAACCAGTACACTCACGACACATTCGTGATCCCTTGCGGCGGCACAGCCACCTCGCTGGGCCAGATCTCACTCGACACCGCGGACATCAACGACGCCGGCCATGTGGTCGGCAGCTACCCCGACACCTACTGGGAGGACGCCTCCAGCGCCTGGATCTTGCTGGGCGAGAGCCTCCTCCGCCTGACCGACCCCGGCTACTCTCGTGCCTGGGAGATGAACAACCAGGACCAAGTGGTCGGCCGGTTCGGCACGGGTTCTGGTCTCCATGCCTTCGTCTGGTCCGCCCTGGGCGGCATGGTGGACCTGGGGACCCTCGGCGGCAGCGGCAGTGTGGCCTACGGCCTCAACGACGCCGGGGAGGTCGTCGGCATGGCCATGGATGCAGAGGACGTGCCGCGGATGTTCCGCTGGACGCCGAACACCGGGATGGTGGACCTCGGCGCCACCATGGGCATCGCGTACGACCTCAACGAAGTCGGACAGATCGTCGCGTTCGGCAGCACGCCCGCCGGCTACGGCACGGTCATCTACCAGAACGGCACCTTCCAGCGTCTGCCCCTCCCCAACTTCACTCCGCGCCGGATCAACAACGCCGGCGTCGTCATCGGCACCATCGGCCTGACGACCCCGATGGTGTGGGACGCGATACATGGCACCCGCCGGATGAACAACATCATTGACCCGGCCACCAACCCCGGGATCGTGGTGCGCGAACTGTGCGACATCAATGAGCGCGGAGACATCGTCGGCTACGGGATCAAGACCTCCGACGGGACGCGCCATATCGTGCTGCTGACTGGCGACACGCCGGACACCACGCCTCCGGTCATATCCGACCTCGTCGCCGATCCGGCCACGCTCTGGCCGCCGCGCGACGACCTGCGTCAGGTCACGGTGTCCTACAGCGTCACCGACGACCGCGATCCTGCCCCGACGGCGTCCATCGCCTCCATCACCTGCAACCAGACCCTTGACGAGGGCGACGCCACGATCGTGGACGCCCACCAGGTCACGCTGCGAGCCACCCGGAGCGCGCGCGACGCGGAGGGGCGCATCTACACGATCACGGTTGAGGCCAGCGATGCTGCGGGCAACGCCGCGACGGCCACCGTGACAGTGACCGTGCCCCGCATGCCGGTGGCCCGGGGCCATGGCGTAGCGGCCGCCTCCGCAGCCGCGACGCGTGGCGGCACAGTCGCCATCACCGCCACGGTCCTCGGGGACTGCGAACTGCAGGCCACGATCCTCAACATCGCCGGCGTGCGCATCCGCACGCTCGCGCCCGTGCAGGCCGAAGCCGGCACGGCGACGCTCCTGTGGGACGGCGTGAGCGACCGGGGCACGAAGGTGCCCAACGGACGCTACCTGGTGCGCCTGACCTCACACAGCGCGGACGGCGCCCAGTCGTCGGCCATCGCGTCCCTCCAGTTGACGCGCTAGCCCCACCCGACCGCAGAACGCCACGCGGCCCACCCGGAGACGGGTGGGCCGCTGCACTTCCTCGGGCCGTGGCCGCCGCCGAGACCGCTTGCGGTCTCACGTGTGCGGCCGGCCCTGCAGTCTACACCAACGCCATGCCGGCGAACGCTTCCCGCACGGCCGGATGGGTGATCTCTCCGCCGCGCACGTTGACCGCCGACACCAGCGAGGGGTCCTGCGCCAACGCCTCGTCCACCCCGAGCGCCGCCAGCCGGCGCACGTAGGGCAGCGTGGCATTGGTCAGGGCGAAGGTCGACGTCCGGGGCACCGCCGCCGGGATGTTCGGCACGGCGTAGTGCAGCACGTCGTGCTGCACGTAGATCGGCTCGGAGTGGCTGGTGGCGTGGATCGTCTCGACGCAGCCGCCCTGGTCTATCGCCACGTCCACGATGACTGAGTTGGGCCGCATGGCCTTCACGGCGTCCTCCGAGACGAGCTTTGGGGCCAACGCGCCCGGAATGAGCACGGCGCCCACCAGCAGGTCCGCGGTCGAGGCTGCTTCGATGATCGAGTACGGGGTGGAGTAGCCGGTGCTGACCTGTCCGGGCAGCACATCGTCCAGGTACTTGAGCCGGTCATGGTTGATGTCCATGACGGTGACCCGGGCGCCCA
Proteins encoded in this window:
- a CDS encoding amidohydrolase family protein, which gives rise to MAVQALVGATMIDGAGAAPVADSVLLIEEGNIVAVGAADVPSDATVIKAAGLTLMPGLIDCHQHTSHRFQALHRLQMNLRRGTTTVAGVTAGPPGVQLRQAIETRIVQGCPRFWVGGVVGATEGHLRWTEQDPSGVYADGPWEVRRGVRRMSAARVDFIKTCASGGFQYADEGVTNADYTLAELTALVEEAHARQKRVIVHAHAQPGLNHAIAAGCDLIHHGALIDDEALAGIRQRGLYYTPTLHITSEPVWSGTHFPEHTRERMKHAHPIHREGVRKAHAMGLHISVGTDGGPGDAAHELMELCACGLSPLEAIVCGTRHSAEALGIADVTGTLEVGKEADLMLVAGDPLQDISCLYDGGSIQMVMRRGVVEYAVGDYHRYWQP
- the lepA gene encoding translation elongation factor 4; protein product: MPPITPDQIPQERIRNFCIVAHIDHGKSTLADRLLEACHAVSEREMRDQVLDSMDLERERGITIKASAVRLLYEANDGQTYLLNLIDTPGHVDFGYEVSRALHACEGAVLLVDVSQGVEAQTVANVYLAVNEGLEIIPAVNKVDLANFEPGLALGEMETLFGFERDSVLFTSGKSGQGVPELLEAIVQRVPPPQGDPQDPLKALIFDSKFDPHRGAYAYIRVFEGSVKPGDEILMMANGHEFTVTEVGVFSPGMTPVKTLQSGHVGYLAANIKTVADCRVGDTITSAGNPAHEALPGYREPQPMVYCGLYPSENADYQSLKDALEKFSLNDAALHYEPETSAALGFGFRCGFLGLLHMEIVQERLEREYDLDLVATAPSVVYQVLTRKGDLLEIDNPAKFPTPDVIEEILEPIVTATIMTPHRHVGPLMKISEERRGVFGEMEYLYADRVALHYRLPLAEIIVDYFDQLKSVSRGYATLDYELAGFEPGDLVKVDIQINGEPVDALAIITHRAFADRRGRQICQKLKGAIPRQMFEVRMQAAIGGKVIASTRNAPMRKNVLEKCYGGDITRKRKLLEKQKEGKKRMKQVGVVEVPQEAFMSILRLDRD
- the rpsT gene encoding 30S ribosomal protein S20; this encodes MPQIRAMKKSLRQSHKRTERNRAWKVRGKQARRAVLDNLGQVSAEETAASLREAQKVLDKMAKRGIIHPNTAARRKAALAAKAAAVK
- the murJ gene encoding murein biosynthesis integral membrane protein MurJ yields the protein MDAVPPEERPAASSVARGLAAAAILMVVTTFLSRVTGLLRAMVYSRVFGLNPEFGVFVQAFRIPDLVYFLMAGGALRTGFVPVFAEYLAHGKREAAWRTFSVLLWVLLIFAVLLVGVGMIFAVPLARLVAPGFGEQEIAACARMMRVLFPAELFFVVGGLLQGSLNAHKHFLWPAVGPIIYNCFMITGAILAPYLWGIDTVTYSVVVGAIFSGVLLQIAPLRRFGARVHAVLDLHDDGFRRVIKLALPVIFGLAIAEIVWVIISSLSTMVAGVRGAAIMENANRLWKLPSGTFGAGVAIALFPTLAEKYALNDHRGYVRDFSFGMRNTIFLTLPAILILGLLRVPLVRLLLEGGKFTAQDTQAVAEVLLWLTPGMMALSLVYILTRAFYARHDAMTPVWAGLASVAVCVGAAWPLMRVGMAGLGMATSLSSVANVILLMVLLKKRLGLLDGRHILMSFVRSLPANVFLSACCIILPPLVDRFVGTGGMGKLLSVLLPLSVGLLGFIAIATMSGVEELKTAWGLMSRRGRRAEAVASDE